The segment ccgTACCACCCAGCTCTTCAACCACCAACTCAATAGGCATAGTATCTCAGGAACCAAATTCCCAGGCCTGATCGTCCATGGCCACCCTCAAGGGATCAATCTTGGCAATCCTCGGCCTCGCCTTGTTCTGCGGTGCTGCTCTTGCTGCTCGCGACCTAAACGATGACTCAGCCATGGTGGCGAGGCATGAGCAGTGGATGGCGCAATACAACCGCGTCTACAAAGACGCCACCGAGAAGGCTCAGCGGTTCGAGGTGTTCAAGGCTAATGTTAAGTTCATCGAGTCATTCAACGCTGGTGGGAACCGCAAGTTCTGGCTCGGCGTCAACCAGTTTGCCGACCTCACCAACGATGAGTTCAGAGCTACCAAGACTAACAAGGGCTTCAAACCTAGCCCCGTGAAGGTCCCTACCGGATTTAGGTATGAGAATGTTAGCGTCGATGCACTTCCAGCGTCCATCGACTGGAGGACCAAGGGTGCCGTCACTCCCATCAAGGATCAAGGCCAATGTGGTAAGTACATTTAGTAGGAAAAGGATGACACATATACACTTATTGTGAATATTATCATATTACGATGTAAACTAGAGTGCAATAACATAAGTCCAAacataataattaattgcagGTTGTTGTTGGGCTTTCTCGGCTGTGGCTGCCACAGAAGGCATCGTGAAAATAAGCACCGACAAGCTCATCTCCCTCTCAGAACAAGAGTTAGTGGACTGCGATGTCCATGGTGAGGACCAGGGTTGTGAAGGTGGTTTGATGGACGATGCTTTCAAGTTCATCATCAAGAATGGCGGCCTAACCACGGAGTCTAGCTATCCTTACACAGCTACAGATGGCAAGTGCAAGAGTGGAACAAATAGTGCTGCAAACATCAAGGGCTTTGAGGATGTGCCTGCAAATGATGAGGCTGCCCTGATGAAGGCCGTGGCCAACCAACCCGTGTCGGTGGCAGTGGACGGCGGAGATATGACGTTTCAGCTCTACTCTGGTGGTGTGATGACCGGCTCATGTGGTACCGACCTGGACCATGGGATTGCAGCCATTGGCTATGGACAAACCAGTGATGGCACTAAATACTGGCTACTGAAGAACTCATGGGGCACGACTTGGGGCGAGAATGGTTATCTGAGAATGGAGAAGGATATATCGGACAAGAGGGGCATGTGTGGGCTAGCCATGGAGCCTTCCTACCCCACTGAGTAGGCAAAGCCTTCTGAAACTTTTAAGTTCGTACATAAACTCTTTGAATAAATCGATACTTATAAGCCTTTTTATTTACTATGTATATATAGCTGGTTCCAATGTGTGTCTATAAATTGTGTTGCAAATTTATCTTTTGCATGTATTCTACAATTCTATATGGAGTATTTGTTAAAACTTAAAAGTCATGTAATGTGTTGAATGTGTAATGATTAATCATGAATACATGCTCGTTTATTTTCTTGGAGTAAATATTAAGATATATGGCCGAGGGCAACACAAAGTATATCGTGGGCTAAAGGAGTGAGTTGAGACTAACTAAAATTTATTCAAGAATATgtttgttgggtaccataaaaagggatacccagatCAGAGTAATAAAAATCGCAAAATACAAAGCAAGTCATCCACAATCACCAGGACGCGGGCCTCAGCCCATCTGCCTCCTCGATCTCAGGCCCAAATCgcggctcgcccgaccccactggcctcggacgcgagttccgtctcgcccgaccccccggggctcggacgcagacaccgcctcgcccgacccccttggCCTCAGGCGTaagttccgcct is part of the Sorghum bicolor cultivar BTx623 chromosome 10, Sorghum_bicolor_NCBIv3, whole genome shotgun sequence genome and harbors:
- the LOC8069439 gene encoding senescence-specific cysteine protease SAG39, which codes for MATLKGSILAILGLALFCGAALAARDLNDDSAMVARHEQWMAQYNRVYKDATEKAQRFEVFKANVKFIESFNAGGNRKFWLGVNQFADLTNDEFRATKTNKGFKPSPVKVPTGFRYENVSVDALPASIDWRTKGAVTPIKDQGQCGCCWAFSAVAATEGIVKISTDKLISLSEQELVDCDVHGEDQGCEGGLMDDAFKFIIKNGGLTTESSYPYTATDGKCKSGTNSAANIKGFEDVPANDEAALMKAVANQPVSVAVDGGDMTFQLYSGGVMTGSCGTDLDHGIAAIGYGQTSDGTKYWLLKNSWGTTWGENGYLRMEKDISDKRGMCGLAMEPSYPTE